In Penicillium oxalicum strain HP7-1 chromosome VII, whole genome shotgun sequence, one DNA window encodes the following:
- a CDS encoding Acetate permease A, giving the protein MDPITKIVDMQHEPFKQTTSIPSSPTFIPDSQSSTPICSQSDRVEYVLMPPQSPILPANPTTPAQHDPEALILTTPPSRMMANPAPLGLSAFALTAFLSSMMNLRLGVSIAAENVASGLIYAGAVQLIAGIWEMFLGNTFGATSFTSYGAYWISWGLLSTLEKNQVVPAYDASAVCQKETVTGIFLLSWFTFTTLLLLCTLRTNLATILIFFFLDLNYLFLGIAHLQCSGQGQLPTTMLKVGGSFGLLAACAAWYSAFAALFDAQRGFARVPVGKWVGGLF; this is encoded by the exons atggaCCCTATCACCAAAATCGTCGACATGCAACATGAACCATTCAAGCAAACAACCTCCATCCCCTCCAGTCCCACATTCATCCCAGATTCACAAAGCTCCACTCCCATCTGCTCTCAATCTGACCGCGTCGAATACGTCTTGATGCCTCCCCAATCGCCCATTCTTCCGGCCAATCCCACCACGCCAGCGCAACATGATCCCGAAGCTTTGATCCTCACCACCCCTCCCTCTCGCATGATGGCCAACCCGGCTCCCCTGGGTCTGTCTGCCTTTGCCCTCACGGCATTTCTGTCCAGTATGATGAATCTCCGTCTGGGCGTGTCGATTGCGGCGGAGAATGTCGCGTCGGGGTTGATCTATGCGGGTGCGGTGCAACTGATTGCGGGTATTTG GGAAATGTTCCTTGGAAACACCTTTGGTGCCACCTCCTTTACATCGTACGGCGCCTACTGGATCTCCTGGGGTCTACTCTCGACTctggaaaagaatcaagtTGTACCCGCGTACGACGCCTCTGCCGTCTGCCAGAAGGAAACGGTCACGGGCATATTTCTTCTG TCCTGGTTCACATTCAcaaccctcctcctcctctgcacTCTCCGCACCAATCTCGCcaccatcctcatcttcttcttcctcgacctcaactacctcttcctcggcatcgCCCATCTCCAATGTTCCGGCCAGGGCCAGTTACCCACGACCATGCTCAAAGTGGGTGGATCGTTTGGACTCTTGGCTGCGTGTGCGGCGTGGTATAGTGCGTTTGCGGCGCTGTTTGATGCGCAGAGGGGGTTTGCTCGGGTGCCGGTTGGGAAGTGGGTGGGGGGTCTTTTTTAG
- a CDS encoding LETM1 domain-containing protein mdm28, which produces MSATMRSARLVRQTSALRPALTVRSRASALGPASLAAANGLLFNGRGIPAQVSALAILLPHRGYATEHNTSSSSSQSYPPPGFNAEQAKKPLPQQQSSVAQPTAEPKPDAVKASSSEVSSKAVAAESSKNVSEEKKEPKKLTIGQKVKKEIQHYWDGTKLLATEVKISSRLALKMAAGYELSRREHRQLQRTVKDLGRLVPFSMFVIVPFAELLLPIALKIFPNMLPSTYEGQKGRESKALKLSSTRSEVSAFLRNTLRESGLPLTAATVKNEEFADFFRKIRTTGESPSTEDVIKVCKIFKDDLTLDNLSRPQLVAICRYMNLNTFGTDAMLRYNIRHRMRQIKRDDRAISYEGVNSLSVPELQMACASRGIRTHGVSPARLREDLTMWLDLRLKQGVPSTLLVLSNAYMYTQGGKESEMASQIDALKSVLSSIPEELFHEIELEVHNAEGAATNKQRLEVIKEQEELIEEENEQNSENEGKGVSPPKDIDDIDEKEEQNRMEAAAETIDKQSSEAKEALSEGAKVADPPVYREDRKANQ; this is translated from the exons ATGTCCGCCACCATGCGATCAGCCCGACTGGTGCGCCAAACCAGTGCTTTAAGGCCAGCTTTGACCG TTCGCTCTCGCGCCAGCGCGCTCGGTCCGGCTTCCCTGGCTGCGGCGAACGGTCTGTTGTTCAATGGCAGAGGGATTCCAGCACAAGTCTCTGCTCTGGCAATTCTCTTGCCGCACCGTGGATACGCTACCGAGCACAAtacatcatcgtcctcatcccAGTCATATCCGCCACCGGGATTCAATGCGGAGCAAGCGAAGAAGCCGCTCCCCCAACAACAGTCCTCGGTTGCGCAACCCACCGCCGAGCCCAAGCCAGACGCCGTCAAGGCTTCCTCGTCCGAGGTGTCAAGCAAAGCCGTTGCTGCGGAGAGCTCGAAGAACGTTtcagaggagaagaaggagccCAAGAAGTTGACCATTGGTcagaaggtcaagaaggaGATTCAACATTACTGGGATGGTACCAAGTTGCTCGCCACCGAGGTGAAGATTAGCTCTCGATTGGCACTGAAGATGGCAGCGGGCTACGAGCTGAGCCGCCGCGAACACCGTCAG CTCCAACGTACGGTCAAAGATCTTGGACGTCTGGTTCCTTTCTCGATGTTTGTTATTGTGCCTTTCGCCGAACTTTTGCTGCCCATCGCTCTCAAAATCTTCCCCAACATGCTTCCGAGCACTTACGAGGGCCAAAAGGGCCGGGAGAGCAAGGCTTTGAAATTGAGCTCGACCCGCTCAGAGGTGTCTGCCTTCCTCCGCAACACACTTCGGGAGAGTGGTCTTCCCTTGACGGCCGCGACAGTCAAGAACGAGGAATTTGCCGACTTCTTCCGCAAGATCCGCACCACCGGCGAGTCGCCATCTACAGAAGATGTGATCAAGGTCTGCAAGATCTTCAAGGATGATCTGACTCTGGATAACTTGTCACGCCCTCAACTTGTGGCCATCTGCCGCTACATGAACCTGAACACCTTCGGGACTGACGCCATGCTGCGCTACAATATTCGCCACCGCATGCGACAGATCAAGCGCGATGATCGGGCCATCTCCTACGAGGGCGTCAACAGCCTGTCTGTCCCTGAATTGCAAATGGCGTGCGCGAGCCGTGGTATTCGTACTCACGGCGTGTCTCCGGCCCGCCTGCGTGAAGATTTGACCATGTGGCTGGACCTTCGTCTCAAGCAGGGCGTTCCTTCGACCCTGCTGGTTCTGAGCAACGCGTATATGTACACCCAAGGTGGCAAGGAGTCCGAGATGGCCTCTCAGATTGATGCCCTCAAGTCTGTGCTCTCCAGTATCCCCGAAGAGCTCTTCCACGAGATTGAGCTCGAGGTGCACAACGCCGAGGGTGCCGCGACCAACAAGCAGCGCCTGGAGGTGATCAAGGAGCAGGAAGAGCtgatcgaggaggaaaacgAGCAGAACAGTGAGAATGAGGGCAAGGGCGTTTCACCCCCCAAGGATATTGACGATAtcgacgagaaggaggagcagaACCGCATGGAGGCCGCTGCTGAGACTATCGACAAGCAATCttccgaggccaaggaggctCTCTCCGAGGGTGCCAAGGTCGCAGACCCACCCGTTTACCGGGAAGACAGAAAGGCGAACCAGTGA
- a CDS encoding Alpha-mannosidase, whose amino-acid sequence MGGEAPHLVPTPASQSLPKLAERPVGQRINRIYTERLRQFTAHGQYEGQNLVAKYYEAVVSDDKHVQLSVYSVPDLARPTFKDATSHEFRPTKVGESFGPSWSTHWFRIHLTVPSHLLRKERLEFHWDANNEGMVWTEKGHPLQGLTGGGERTEWIIPDAWRDGKTHVFYIEMACNGMFGNAPGGDSIQPPNPNKYYQLSKAQIVAVNLEARALYYDFWIIGDAAREFPGDSWEAHEANVVANAMMDAFIAGDGSQESIKEARKIAQRYLGDKVDSAAVYAEDTSPFVFAIGQCHIDTCWLWPWAETKRKVARSWSNQCDLMERYPEHRFAVSQAQQFKWLEQYYPSVFDRVKRWVRKGHFQPIGGSWVEHDTNMPSGESLVRQFLYGQRFFESRFGKRASTFWLPDTFGYSAQIPQICRLAGMNRFFTQKLSWNNINNFPHTTFQWVALDGSQVLCHMPPSETYTAEAHFGDLKRSITQHKSMDQDKSSLLVFGKGDGGGGPTFEHLEKLRRCRGLSDKVGSLPRVKMGDSVDDFFERLERKAAAGTNFATWYGELYFELHRGTYTTQANNKRNNRKSEFRLREIELLATLATLRGLDKNYKYPKKEIDQIWEGTLLCQFHDCLPGSSIEMCYDDSDELYSEMFQIAKRLRNEALAALGLNGTQTLMALNTLPWPRSEVVKVPAPLVAAHGSKFALIDGPTGVIPCKPVQISAASRVTVSEIRPGVFRLENGKLRVDVEDGVIFSLFDIDAQREVIPKGGKAGQLVIFDDKPLYWQAWDVEVFHLESRKELKSGKTSIVENYPELVTVATKTQISDKSSCMTYISLQASSSSDLSMVSIVCEVEWFETMKFLKVEFPVDVTSTEASYETQYGIVRRPTHYNTSWDMAKFEVCCHKWADLSEHGYGVSILNDSKYGFATCGNMMRLSLLRSPKAPDAHADMGRHHITYGILPHAGNLDARTVRAGYNFNHPLVVEQAGALTSKCSDVFASLSVQGNPSVIMDTVKRGEDDEDISTGGIPTRPGKSIVLRVYESMGGKARASIHSSLPVKRVWKCNVLEDDQEELGFSKSKDNTVIVDIELRAFEIATYRLQL is encoded by the exons ATGGGTGGAGAAGCTCCGCATTTGGTCCCCACCCCGGCCTCGCAGTCGTTGCCAAAGCTCGCAGAGCGTCCGGTCGGCCAGCGAATCAACCGGATCTATACTGAGCGACTGCGTCAGTTCACGGCACATGGGCAGTATGAAGGGCAGAATTTGGTCGCCAAATACTACGAGGCGGTGGTCTCCGACGACAAGCATGTTCAGCTGTCCGTCTATTCTGTCCCAGATCTGGCCCGGCCGACTTTCAAGGATGCCACTTCCCATGAGTTCAGACCGACCAAGGTTGGGGAATCATTTGGTCCAAGTTGGTCGACTCATTGGTTCCGGATTCATCTGACGGTCCCCTCGCACTTACTCCGAAAGGAGAGGCTCGAGTTTCACTGGGATGCCAACAACGAGGGAATGGTCTGGACGGAGAAAGGGCATCCTCTGCAAGGACTGACGGGCGGCGGGGAGCGGACCGAATGGATCATCCCAGATGCTTGGCGTGATGGAAAGACTCACGTCTTCTACATCGAGATGGCTTGCAATGGCATGTTTGGTAATGCGCCTGGCGGTGACTCCATTCAACCGCCGAACCCTAACAAGTACTACCAGCTCAGCAAAGCGCAGATCGTGGCCGTCAATCTGGAGGCTCGAGCGCTCTACTACGATTTCTGGATCATCGGGGATGCTGCTCGCGAATTCCCCGGTGACTCGTGGGAGGCCCATGAAGCCAATGTGGTCGCCAACGCGATGATGGACGCTTTCATCGCAGGCGATGGAAGTCAAGAGTCGATTAAAGAGGCCCGAAAGATCGCACAGCGATATCTGGGGGATAAGGTGGACTCCGCTGCGGTCTACGCGGAAGACACCAGCCCGTTTGTGTTTGCCATCGGACAGTGCCATATTGACACATGCTGGCTGTGGCCCTGGGCAGAGACCAAGCGCAAAGTTGCGAGATCATGGTCCAACCAATGTGACTTGATGGAGCGGTATCCAGAGCATCGCTTTGCCGTGTCCCAAGCGCAGCAATTCAAGTGGCTTGAACAGTACTATCCATCCGTCTTTGACCGCGTCAAACGGTGGGTTCGCAAGGGCCACTTTCAACCGATTGGAGGCAGTTGGGTCGAGCACGATACAAACATGCCCAGCGGTGAGTCTCTGGTCCGTCAATTCCTCTACGGGCAGCGCTTCTTCGAGAGCCGGTTTGGTAAACGGGCAAGTACCTTTTGGCTCCCGGACACGTTCGGATACTCGGCCCAGATTCCCCAGATCTGCCGCCTCGCGGGCATGAATCGCTTTTTCACGCAGAAGCTGAGCTGGAACAATATCAACAACTTCCCCCACACTACGTTCCAGTGGGTTGCGCTGGATGGCAGCCAGGTCTTGTGTCATATGCCCCCCTCCGAGACCTACACAGCTGAGGCCCATTTCGGAGATCTCAAGCGCAGCATCACTCAGCACAAGTCCATGGACCAAGACAAGTCGTCCCTTCTCGTTTTCGGCAAGGGAGATGGGGGTGGTGGTCCAACCTTTGAGCACCTGGAAAAGCTTCGTCGGTGCCGCGGCCTCAGCGATAAGGTGGGGTCCCTCCCCAGAGTCAAGATGGGTGACTCGGTCGACGATTTCTTTGAGAGATTGGAGAGAAAAGCTGCGGCTGGTACTAATTTTGCGACCTGGTATGGCGAGTTGTACTTTGAGCTGCACCGTGGTACCTACACAACCCAGGCCAACAACAAGCGAAACAATCGAAAGTCGGAATTTCGCTTACGGGAAATCGAGCTGTTGGCGACGCTGGCGACGCTTCGCGGCTTGGACAAGAATTATAAGTATCCCAAGAAGGAAATTGACCAAATTTGGGAAGGCACCCTTCTCTGCCAATTCCACGACTGCCTACCGGGCAGCTCTATCGAAATGTGCTACGACGACTCTGATGAACTCTACTCCGAGATGTTCCAAATCGCAAAAAGGCTCCGCAACGAGGCCTTGGCTGCCTTGGGATTGAACGGAACACAGACGTTGATGGCATTGAACACGTTGCCCTGGCCTCGTTCCGAGGTGGTCAAGGTTCCCGCACCTCTAGTTGCCGCCCACGGTTCCAAGTTTGCTTTGATCGATGGCCCCACAGGTGTCATTCCATGCAAGCCTGTTCAAATCAGTGCTGCAAGCAGAGTGACTGTATCCGAGATCAGGCCTGGAGTGTTCCGCCTCGAGAATGGCAAATTGCGGGTCGATGTCGAAGATGGTGTGATATTCTCCCTGTTTGACATCGATGCTCAGAGAGAGGTCATTCCCAAGGGTGGCAAGGCAGGTCAGTTGGTCATTTTCGATGACAAGCCACTGTACTGGCAGGCCTGGGACGTGGAAGTCTTTCACCTGGAGTCACGGAAGGAGCTCAAGTCGGGCAAGACTTCGATCGTCGAGAACTACCCAGAGCTCGTTACCGTCGCGACCAAAACCCAAATCAGCGACAAGAGTTCTTGTATGACATACATCAGTCTTCAggcatcttcctcatccgaTCTTTCAATGGTCAGCATCGTATGCGAAGTTGAATGGTTTGAGACGATGAAATTCCTCAAGGTTGAATTCCCCGTTGATGTGACCAGTACGGAGGCGTCTTATGAGACTCAGTATGGTATCGTGCGACGACCGACGCACTACAACACAAG CTGGGACATGGCCAAATTCGAGGTCTGCTGTCACAAGTGGGCTGATCTTTCGGAGCACGGCTACGGTGTCTCAATTCTTAACGATTCCAAATACGGCTTTGCTACTTGCGGAAACATGATGCGTCTATCACTACTGCGTTCTCCCAAAGCTCCCGACGCCCACGCCGACATGGGCCGCCACCATATAACTTACGGCATCCTCCCTCACGCAGGCAATCTCGACGCCCGGACCGTGCGAGCCGGCTACAACTTCAACCACCCGCTGGTGGTCGAGCAGGCAGGCGCGTTAACGTCAAAGTGCAGCGATGTATTCGCTTCGTTGTCGGTGCAAGGCAATCCATCCGTCATCATGGATACTGTCAAGcgtggtgaagatgatgaggatatCTCGACAGGCGGCATTCCGACTCGGCCGGGTAAGAGTATTGTTTTACGGGTGTATGAGTCCATGGGTGGCAAGGCCCGTGCCTCGATCCACAGCTCCCTCCCTGTCAAGCGCGTTTGGAAGTGCAATGTTCTTGAGGATGACCAGGAAGAACTCGGATTCTCGAAGAGCAAGGATAACACGGTCATTGTGGACATTGAACTGAGAGCGTTCGAGATCGCCACATACCGTCTGCAGCTTTGA
- a CDS encoding ATP-dependent RNA helicase eIF4A: MSADKGLEDLQEGQIESNYDEVTDSFDAMDLKPELLRGVYAYGFERPSAIQQRAIMPIIRGNDVIAQAQSGTGKTATFSISALQKIDPNLKACQALILAPTRELAQQIQKVVVAIGDFMTLECHACIGGTNVREDMTALREGPQVVVGTPGRVQDMIQRRVLRTDHMKLFILDEADEMLSRGFTEQIYDIFQLLPQSTQVTLLSATMPQDVLEVTTKFMRDPVRILVKKQELTLEGIKQFYIAVEKEEWKLDTLSDLYETVTITQAVIFCNTRRKVDWLTDKLTARDFTVSAMHGDMEQGQRDVIMKEFRSGSSRVLIATDLLARGIDVQQVSLVINYDLPANRENYIHRIGRGGRFGRKGVAINFVTADDVRMLREIEQFYSTQIEEMPMNVADLI; the protein is encoded by the exons ATGTCGGCCGACAAGGGTCTTGAGGACCTCCAGGAAG GTCAGATCGAGTCCAACTACGATGAGGTTACCGACTCTTTCGATGCCATGGACCTGAAGCCTGAGCTGCTTCGCG GTGTCTACGCCTACGGTTTCGAGCGCCCCTCTGCTATCCAGCAGCGTGCTATCATGCCCATCATCAGGG GTAACGACGTTATCGCCCAGGCTCAGTCCGGTACCGGAAAGACTGCCactttctccatctctgcTCTCCAGAAGATCGACCCCAACCTGAAGGCTTGCCAGGCTCTCATTCTCGCCCCCACCCGTGAGTTGGCCCAGCAGATCCAGAAGGTTGTTGTTGCCATCGGTGACTTCATGACCCTTGAGTGCCACGCCTGTATCGGTGGTACCAATGTCCGTGAGGACATGACCGCTCTCCGTGAGGGTCCCCAGGTCGTCGTCGGTACCCCCGGTCGTGTCCAGGACATGATCCAGCGCCGTGTTCTCCGCACCGACCACATGaagctcttcatcctcgacgagGCCGATGAGATGTTGTCT CGTGGTTTCACCGAGCAGATCTACGATATCTTCCAGCTGCTCCCCCAGTCTACCCAGGTCACCCTCTTGTCCGCCACCATGCCCCAGGACGTCCTCGAGGTCACCACCAAGTTCATGCGTGACCCCGTCCGCATCTTGGTCAAGAAGCAGGAGCTCACCCTTGAGGGTATCAAGCAGTTCTACATCGCcgttgagaaggaggagtggaAGCTCGACACCCTGTCCGATCTCTACGAGACCGTCACAATCACCCAGGCTGTCATCTTCTGCAACACCCGCAGAAAGGTCGACTGGCTCACTGACAAGCTCACTGCTCGCGACTTCACCGTCAGCGCCATGCACGGTGACATGGAGCAGGGCCAGCG TGATGTTATCATGAAGGAGTTCCGTTCCGGCTCTTCTCGTGTCCTGATCGCCACTGACCTCCTTGCCCGTGGTATCGATGTCCAGCAGGTTTCCCTGGTCATCAACTACGATCTCCCCGCCAACCGTGAGAACTACATTCACCGTATCGGTCGTGGTGGTCGTTTCGGTCGTAAGGGTGTTGCCATCAACTTCGTCACTGCCGACGATGTTCGCATGCTCCGTGAGATCGAGCAGTTCTACAGCACCCAGATCGAGGAGATGCCCATGAACGTTGCTGACCTCATCTAA